The Arachis ipaensis cultivar K30076 chromosome B07, Araip1.1, whole genome shotgun sequence genome includes a window with the following:
- the LOC107606207 gene encoding uncharacterized protein LOC107606207 codes for MEEDADLGEQYMYLPSDPNFQQAAAVTPQACSLPYLPRDYGDDTCHRSVTSLHTEHNMAESSLDGSSGGSDDSEDDIGIVENCPIGNEADLGQINRHPPMKNPEYLTDVPVSGDNNLPIASLTGIVQDLNTNCHGNQMGDLKVTCDDGQMIDEKVTCNNGQMNNDMVTCDNHTVGDNVTCENVKMVDDFVACEDGPMVNHKFTSEDGDVVDDKVTCDDQMVEDKVTGEDGQMADDKVASEDGHAVDYKATCGDGQMADDKVTCGDQTGDDKVIYDNGKIVDDKATCDNDGQMIDGTALDICEEQAAKRRRLMPQQCRSEEVATDSDL; via the exons ATGGAG GAGGATGCAGATCTTGGCGAACAATATATGTATTTGCCTTCAGATCCCAACTTCCAGCAAGCAGCGGCAGTTACTCCTCAAGCTTGTTCCTTGCCATATTTACCTAGGGATTATGGAGATGACACTTGTCATAGATCAGTTACCTCTTTGCATACCGAGCATAACATGGCCGAGTCTTCTTTAGATGGATCAAGTGGTGGCTCTGATGATTCTGAAGATGACATAGGGATTGTTGAAAATTGCCCTATTGGAAATGAAGCTGACCTTGGTCAAATAAATCGTCATCCACCAATGAAAAACCCGGAATATTTAACAGATGTTCCTGTCTCTGGTGATAACAATTTGCCAATTGCCTCTCTCACCGGAATTGTTCAAGACTTGAATACGAATTGTCATGGTAACCAGATGGGAGATCTCAAGGTCACTTGTGATGATGGTCAGATGATTGATGAAAAGGTCACTTGCAACAATGGCCAGATGAATAATGACATGGTCACCTGTGACAATCATACGGTTGGTGACAATGTCACATGTGAGAATGTTAAGATGGTTGATGACTTTGTTGCTTGTGAGGACGGTCCTATGGTTAATCACAAGTTCACTAGTGAGGATGGTGATGTGGTTGACGACAAGGTCACGTGTGATGATCAGATGGTTGAGGACAAGGTCACTGGTGAAGATGGTCAGATGGCTGATGACAAGGTCGCTAGTGAGGATGGTCATGCAGTTGACTACAAAGCTACTTGTGGTGATGGTCAGATGGCTGATGACAAGGTCACTTGTGGTGATCAGACCGGTGATGACAAGGTCATCTATGACAACGGTAAGATAGTTGATGACAAGGCCACTTGTGATAATGATGGTCAAATGATTGATGGCACGGCACTTGATATTTGTGAGGAACAAGCTGCAAAGAGAAGGCGGCTTATGCCACAGCAATGTAGAAGTGAGGAAGTTGCGACAGATTCTGATTTGTAG